One genomic region from Leptospira tipperaryensis encodes:
- a CDS encoding ArsR/SmtB family transcription factor, producing the protein MQNLDSTFAALADSTRRAILMRLAKGDSTVMELAKPFKMSQPAISRHLKVLEEAGLISTTIRAQERPRRLETAPLKKAIDWIEKYRQMWEKRYQILDGLLEELQTIQTKGDQQK; encoded by the coding sequence ATGCAAAACCTCGATTCTACCTTTGCCGCACTCGCTGACAGCACTCGCCGCGCAATACTCATGCGCCTCGCGAAGGGTGATTCAACGGTTATGGAACTCGCTAAACCTTTCAAAATGAGCCAGCCGGCCATTTCGCGGCATCTCAAAGTTTTGGAGGAGGCTGGTCTTATTTCAACCACGATCCGCGCACAGGAGCGCCCGCGCCGACTTGAAACTGCGCCGCTCAAAAAAGCCATAGATTGGATTGAGAAATACCGCCAGATGTGGGAGAAACGTTACCAAATACTCGACGGGTTACTCGAAGAATTGCAGACGATACAAACAAAAGGAGATCAACAAAAATGA
- a CDS encoding SRPBCC domain-containing protein encodes MKTDQKEVKVELRGETEVVLTRYFAAPRELVFDCFTKPELIRRWLTGPEGWSLDTCENDLKVGGKYLYVFVDSKGTKMGIYGKFLEVIVPEKLANNENYATDMSAFNPDGPENPDATVESRAFTTEGNLTLMTHVWKYASSEIRQMELGAADGWVILFQQLDKLLLELAK; translated from the coding sequence ATGAAAACAGATCAAAAAGAAGTGAAGGTAGAGCTTCGAGGCGAAACCGAAGTCGTGCTCACACGCTATTTCGCCGCACCGCGTGAATTGGTATTCGACTGCTTCACCAAACCCGAGCTGATTCGTCGCTGGCTGACTGGTCCTGAAGGCTGGTCGCTTGACACTTGTGAGAACGACCTTAAGGTCGGTGGCAAATACCTCTATGTTTTTGTGGACTCAAAAGGAACCAAAATGGGTATTTATGGAAAATTTCTCGAGGTGATTGTTCCTGAGAAATTGGCGAATAATGAGAATTACGCTACGGACATGTCGGCGTTTAATCCGGATGGTCCTGAAAATCCAGACGCTACCGTCGAGTCACGTGCCTTCACGACAGAAGGCAATCTAACGCTCATGACACACGTCTGGAAATATGCTTCATCCGAAATACGCCAGATGGAACTCGGCGCGGCCGATGGTTGGGTAATACTCTTCCAACAACTCGATAAATTATTATTGGAGCTCGCAAAATAG